One genomic region from Asterias amurensis chromosome 7, ASM3211899v1 encodes:
- the LOC139939658 gene encoding uncharacterized methyltransferase YdaC-like isoform X2 — protein sequence MGLSNSVGRNLRKPSGSLTGAVVKRLIKNKNAYLEHNAVRLCRLESRHHILEVGFGPGIGLKAACDIIKDGKVYGIDYSKEMLADVTKSLQSEIASGRLQVVFGDAASLPYSDALMDRIFHCNCFYFWPEPATVAGELYRVLKPGGFMVTTMNVASVAAAAEKGFLKGTNWNPEQYMDVLRSTGFQDVTMEDLVHEDSGNGGTTYQAIMAHKN from the exons ATGGGACTCTCAAATTCAGTTGGAAGGAATCTTCGGAAACCATCTGGAAGCCTCACAGGAGCAGTAGTCAAG AGGCTTATCAAGAACAAAAATGCTTATTTAGAACACAATGCAGTGCGACTTTGCCGTCTGGAGTCCCGTCACCACATCTTAGAGGTGGGATTCGGTCCAGGAATTGGTCTCAAAGCAGCCTGCGACATAATCAAAGATG GTAAAGTTTATGGTATTGACTACTCTAAGGAAATGTTGGCTGATGTAACGAAAAGTCTCCAGTCTGAGATAGCAAGTGGACGATTACAAGTTGTATTTGGTGATGCTGCAAGCCTCCCCTACTCAGATGCCCTGATGGATCGTATCTTCCACTGTAACTGCTTCTACTTCTGGCCGGAACCAGCGACTGTCGCTGGTGAACTATACAGGGTTCTTAAACCTGGTGGATTCATGGTCACTACGATGAATGTTGCCTCTGTAGCTGCAGCGGCTGAAAAGGGTTTTCTGAAAGGAACAAACTGGAATCCAGAGCAGTACATGGATGTCTTAAGAAGCACTGGGTTTCAAGATGTTACCATGGAGGATTTGGTTCATGAAGATTCCGGGAATGGAGGAACTACATATCAGGCCATAATGGCACATAAGAACTGA
- the LOC139939658 gene encoding uncharacterized methyltransferase YdaC-like isoform X1, whose amino-acid sequence MRLLPLSSARPWKVEISQLLKFYLNLNKSFVDPIYCRIPVEETLYLRMGLSNSVGRNLRKPSGSLTGAVVKRLIKNKNAYLEHNAVRLCRLESRHHILEVGFGPGIGLKAACDIIKDGKVYGIDYSKEMLADVTKSLQSEIASGRLQVVFGDAASLPYSDALMDRIFHCNCFYFWPEPATVAGELYRVLKPGGFMVTTMNVASVAAAAEKGFLKGTNWNPEQYMDVLRSTGFQDVTMEDLVHEDSGNGGTTYQAIMAHKN is encoded by the exons atgaggctCCTACCGCTATCGTCTGCACGACCGTGGAAGGTTGAAATATCGCAACTATTGAAATTTTACTTGAACTTGAACAAGT CCTTCGTAGATCCAATTTACTGCAGAATTCCTGTTGAGGAAACCTTGTATTTGAGAATGGGACTCTCAAATTCAGTTGGAAGGAATCTTCGGAAACCATCTGGAAGCCTCACAGGAGCAGTAGTCAAG AGGCTTATCAAGAACAAAAATGCTTATTTAGAACACAATGCAGTGCGACTTTGCCGTCTGGAGTCCCGTCACCACATCTTAGAGGTGGGATTCGGTCCAGGAATTGGTCTCAAAGCAGCCTGCGACATAATCAAAGATG GTAAAGTTTATGGTATTGACTACTCTAAGGAAATGTTGGCTGATGTAACGAAAAGTCTCCAGTCTGAGATAGCAAGTGGACGATTACAAGTTGTATTTGGTGATGCTGCAAGCCTCCCCTACTCAGATGCCCTGATGGATCGTATCTTCCACTGTAACTGCTTCTACTTCTGGCCGGAACCAGCGACTGTCGCTGGTGAACTATACAGGGTTCTTAAACCTGGTGGATTCATGGTCACTACGATGAATGTTGCCTCTGTAGCTGCAGCGGCTGAAAAGGGTTTTCTGAAAGGAACAAACTGGAATCCAGAGCAGTACATGGATGTCTTAAGAAGCACTGGGTTTCAAGATGTTACCATGGAGGATTTGGTTCATGAAGATTCCGGGAATGGAGGAACTACATATCAGGCCATAATGGCACATAAGAACTGA
- the LOC139939657 gene encoding solute carrier family 35 member F5-like isoform X1: MSITSGLSHSKRLFLGVLVLLTVDAIWVASSELTRYIFKDEGYDKPFFSTYLKTSMFMLYLLGFIFWRPWRKMCSECIGKPSAHPTDIQSNPDNIQGDKERLLGDPLYVPVKFCDSDKESTDSRHSSISEPCESPVKIGRVRFSNLMEVRQMSESQGKEAMLSRMPYHVAQRNSLVTPPPVGEKLPLSQVAKISLSFCIVWFLANFSYQEALDDTQMAVVNTLSSTSGVFTMILAALYPSSSGDKFTLTKFVSVLISVSGIAMVSFSKTNQDQETLKVGSLWALAGALLYAIYLVMLKRRVDNEDSLDLPMFFGFVGLFNFVLIWPGLIILHVANWETLEMPSVKVWLYLALNGIVGTVISEFLWLWGCFLTSSLIATLALSLTLPISIFLDMYLSGVSFSLLFFVGAVPIFVSFFAVSILNQYNDWDPLWVGIRRLYSLLKPYICCWCNRRRKLLMRLAEDKEQSVSLIPDGVKAEETEHISDSENHY; the protein is encoded by the exons ATGAGCATCACAAGTGGACTGAGTCATTCTAAAAGGCTATTTCTGGGTGTTTTGGTCCTGCTCACCGTCGATGCCATTTGGGTTGCTTCCTCTGAGCTTACAAGG TATATTTTCAAAGATGAGGGTTATGACAAACCTTTCTTCAGTACGTACTTAAAGACGTCAATGTTCATGCTGTATCTGCTGGGATTTATATTCTGGAGGCCATGGAGAAAGATGTGCTCAGAATGCATTGGAAAACCAAGCGCACAT CCAACGGACATCCAAAGTAACCCTGATAACATTCAAGGAGACAAAGAAAGATTGCTG GGTGACCCACTCTATGTTCCGGTAAAGTTTTGCGACAGTGATAAAGAAAGTACAGACAGTAGACACAGCAGCATCAGTGAGCCATGTGAATCTC cTGTGAAAATTGGTCGAGTACGATTCAGTAATCTAATGGAAGTACGACAAATGTCAG AGTCCCAGGGTAAGGAGGCCATGCTGTCCAGAATGCCTTACCACGTTGCTCAGAGAAACAGCCTCGTTACTCCACCACCTGTAGGAGAGAAGCTACCTCTATCCCAGGTGGCCAAAATCAGTCTGTCCTTTTGTATTGTG TGGTTTTTGGCAAACTTCTCATACCAAGAGGCTTTGGATGACACTCAGATGGCTGTGGTTAATACGTTGTCTTCAACATCAG GTGTTTTTACAATGATTCTTGCTGCATTATATCCTAGTTCTTCAGGAGACAAGTTTACACTTACTAAGTTTGTCAGCGTTCTTATCAG TGTTAGTGGTATTGCTATGGTGAGTTTCTCTAAAACCAATCAGGATCAAGAGACATTAAAGGTGGGGTCACTGTGGGCGTTGGCTGGAGCCTTACTCTATGCCATCTatttggttatgctcaaacgcAGAGTGGACAATGAGGACTCGCTGGATCTTCCAATGTTTTTTG GTTTTGTGGGTCTGTTTAACTTTGTCCTGATCTGGCCTGGATTGATTATTCTACACGTCGCAAACTGGGAAACATTAGAAATGCCATCAGTTAAAGTCTGGTTGTATTTAGCACTCAATGGAATCGTTGGAACTGTCATCTCAGAGTTTCTCTGGCTTTG GGGTTGTTTTTTAACGTCATCCCTCATCGCGACGCTCGCTCTTAGCCTCACCCTTCCTATCTCAATATTCCTGGACATGTACCTCAGTGGA GTGTCCTTTTCACTTCTGTTTTTCGTCGGAGCTGTTCCTATTTTTGTATCTTTCTTTGCCGTCTCGATACTGAATCAGTATAATGACTGGGATCCCCTTTGGGTGGGAATAAGACGCCTTTACAGTCTCCTTAAACCCTACATCTGCTGTTGGTGTAATCGTAGACGGAAACTTCTCATGAG ACTGGCGGAAGACAAGGAGCAGTCAGTCAGTCTCATTCCAGATGGAGTCAAAGCGGAAGAGACGGAGCACATCAGCGATTCAGAGAACCATTATTAG
- the LOC139939657 gene encoding solute carrier family 35 member F5-like isoform X2, whose amino-acid sequence MFMLYLLGFIFWRPWRKMCSECIGKPSAHPTDIQSNPDNIQGDKERLLGDPLYVPVKFCDSDKESTDSRHSSISEPCESPVKIGRVRFSNLMEVRQMSESQGKEAMLSRMPYHVAQRNSLVTPPPVGEKLPLSQVAKISLSFCIVWFLANFSYQEALDDTQMAVVNTLSSTSGVFTMILAALYPSSSGDKFTLTKFVSVLISVSGIAMVSFSKTNQDQETLKVGSLWALAGALLYAIYLVMLKRRVDNEDSLDLPMFFGFVGLFNFVLIWPGLIILHVANWETLEMPSVKVWLYLALNGIVGTVISEFLWLWGCFLTSSLIATLALSLTLPISIFLDMYLSGVSFSLLFFVGAVPIFVSFFAVSILNQYNDWDPLWVGIRRLYSLLKPYICCWCNRRRKLLMRLAEDKEQSVSLIPDGVKAEETEHISDSENHY is encoded by the exons ATGTTCATGCTGTATCTGCTGGGATTTATATTCTGGAGGCCATGGAGAAAGATGTGCTCAGAATGCATTGGAAAACCAAGCGCACAT CCAACGGACATCCAAAGTAACCCTGATAACATTCAAGGAGACAAAGAAAGATTGCTG GGTGACCCACTCTATGTTCCGGTAAAGTTTTGCGACAGTGATAAAGAAAGTACAGACAGTAGACACAGCAGCATCAGTGAGCCATGTGAATCTC cTGTGAAAATTGGTCGAGTACGATTCAGTAATCTAATGGAAGTACGACAAATGTCAG AGTCCCAGGGTAAGGAGGCCATGCTGTCCAGAATGCCTTACCACGTTGCTCAGAGAAACAGCCTCGTTACTCCACCACCTGTAGGAGAGAAGCTACCTCTATCCCAGGTGGCCAAAATCAGTCTGTCCTTTTGTATTGTG TGGTTTTTGGCAAACTTCTCATACCAAGAGGCTTTGGATGACACTCAGATGGCTGTGGTTAATACGTTGTCTTCAACATCAG GTGTTTTTACAATGATTCTTGCTGCATTATATCCTAGTTCTTCAGGAGACAAGTTTACACTTACTAAGTTTGTCAGCGTTCTTATCAG TGTTAGTGGTATTGCTATGGTGAGTTTCTCTAAAACCAATCAGGATCAAGAGACATTAAAGGTGGGGTCACTGTGGGCGTTGGCTGGAGCCTTACTCTATGCCATCTatttggttatgctcaaacgcAGAGTGGACAATGAGGACTCGCTGGATCTTCCAATGTTTTTTG GTTTTGTGGGTCTGTTTAACTTTGTCCTGATCTGGCCTGGATTGATTATTCTACACGTCGCAAACTGGGAAACATTAGAAATGCCATCAGTTAAAGTCTGGTTGTATTTAGCACTCAATGGAATCGTTGGAACTGTCATCTCAGAGTTTCTCTGGCTTTG GGGTTGTTTTTTAACGTCATCCCTCATCGCGACGCTCGCTCTTAGCCTCACCCTTCCTATCTCAATATTCCTGGACATGTACCTCAGTGGA GTGTCCTTTTCACTTCTGTTTTTCGTCGGAGCTGTTCCTATTTTTGTATCTTTCTTTGCCGTCTCGATACTGAATCAGTATAATGACTGGGATCCCCTTTGGGTGGGAATAAGACGCCTTTACAGTCTCCTTAAACCCTACATCTGCTGTTGGTGTAATCGTAGACGGAAACTTCTCATGAG ACTGGCGGAAGACAAGGAGCAGTCAGTCAGTCTCATTCCAGATGGAGTCAAAGCGGAAGAGACGGAGCACATCAGCGATTCAGAGAACCATTATTAG
- the LOC139939382 gene encoding protein phosphatase 2C-like domain-containing protein 1, whose product MSSDTSSISEHQGRVTEAQLRSRNFQLRVSTPDTDITEHPQQPDITLFCEKCGSFILLRLLQEHRKYHSALHVLDYKDAKGPDSVASLLKRRQAVLGKMKSRAKDGKPLSMSLMQKINDAYELLKSYMEETYEDLIQTREVVFPECRGLALNCSAKCARAVGICSHDNQRWKNKMEDTRVFQDFFGNDKDKCFFAIYDGHNGRFAGDVAANDFHHFLLNEMTKFDPATSCTCTLNLAEHNDLLGYNLDRPRPVIRKNSIRHILHEESQNIIQQIMHTCQENMTKLDLKTTQQQLKKETKSKVINKRENDPFAEKMEIALKNSYQLVDYILSYGIDEQSRVRWSGCSAVTCVIQRTGEMEEDGKDEDYEKDEEEEEGGDGEEQPRELGVLYVANAGNTHAVLCQNGKAIRLTRNHTPQSSHERARVLRAGSSVKEGAHGGRVNGVLDTTRGLGNHGDPLLKSAVLAEPHTLSITLDSQSEFLILASNGLWEVLSEQEAVSLVKQLMPGQQVHQMQRLVSDSSLRDLYGVAELNLVPSVGTDNQDQEALSEGGRETNNENGVHSHPTEGKSPSRNQEDGHREIKSANGVIDSDLKPSLPLPTQQTSASAPPFIDGSVTEGDAHDGTPNTLPSPRFTSINYPREDDDSSDQTEFESMISALMENDDGNDADIETLTELHTIYAQSRLQEVEQGNPTKLEMYRNLAQQMSERLVQSALLAGSRDNVTVLIVLLPGCKL is encoded by the exons ATGAGTAGCGATACATCATCAATATCTGAGCATCAGGGTCGGGTGACTGAAGCTCAGCTCCGCAGTCGTAATTTCCAACTTCGTGTCTCTACCCCGGACACCGATATCACTGAGCATCCCCAACAGCCTGACATCACCCTCTTCTGCGAAAAATGTGGATCATTTATTCTTCTTCGCCTGCTACAGGAGCATCGCAAGTACCATAGCGCCCTCCATGTCTTAGATTACAAGGATGCGAAAGGTCCAGACAGTGTGGCCTCGTTGCTGAAGCGCAGACAAGCCGTCCTGGGTAAGATGAAGAGCAGAGCTAAGGATGGTAAACCACTGTCTATGTCCCTCATGCAGAAGATCAACGATGCCTACGAACTTCTTAAGTCATACATGGAGGAGACTTATGAAGATCTAATCCAGACACGAGAGGTGGTTTTCCCAGAGTGTCGAGGGTTAGCTTTGAACTGCAGCGCCAAGTGTGCCAGGGCCGTTGGTATCTGTTCCCATGACAACCAGCggtggaaaaacaaaatggaggaCACTAGAGTGTTTCAGGACTTCTTCGGTAATGACAAGGATAAGTGTTTCTTTGCCATATATGATGGCCACAATGGGCGCTTTGCGGGCGATGTAGCTGCAAATGACTTTCATCACTTCCTTCTCAACGAGATGACGAAATTTGATCCGGCGACTTCCTGTACATGCACCCTGAACCTCGCTGAACATAATGATCTCCTAGGCTATAATCTAGATCGGCCGCGACCCGTCATTCGCAAGAATAGCATTCGACATATTCTCCATGAGGAAAGTCAAAACATTATACAACAGATCATGCATACCTGTCAAGAGAACATGACAAAGCTAGATCTTAAAACAACCCAGCAACAATTGAAGAAAGAGACCAAGTCAAAAGTTATAAACAAACGCGAGAATGATCCGTTTGCTGAGAAGATGGAGATCGCTTTGAAGAATTCTTACCAGCTTGTAGATTATATTCTGTCATATGGGATTGATGAGCAGTCGCGTGTGCGTTGGAGCGGATGCTCTGCAGTGACTTGCGTCATCCAGAGGACCGGAGAGATGGAGGAGGATGGGAAAGATGAGGATTATGAGaaagatgaggaggaggaggaggggggtGATGGGGAGGAGCAGCCAAGGGAGCTTGGGGTGCTGTATGTTGCTAATGCAG GAAACACCCATGCTGTTCTCTGCCAGAACGGCAAAGCTATCAGACTAACAAGGAATCACACCCCACAATCTTCTCATGAACGAGCGCGGGTTTTAAGAGCCGGTAGCTCAGTCAAAGAGGGTGCTCACGGTGGCCGTGTAAACGGAGTGCTTGACACAACAAGAGGACTGGGTAACCATGGTGATCCGTTGCTCAAATCTGCCGTCCTGGCCGAGCCGCACACGCTCAGTATCACTCTCGACAGCCAATCAGAGTTCCTCATACTGGCATCCAATGGATTGTGGGAGGTTCTGTCTGAGCAAGAGGCCGTCTCATTGGTCAAGCAGTTGATGCCAGGTCAACAGGTTCATCAAATGCAACGACTGGTGAGTGACTCCTCTCTAAGGGACCTCTATGGAGTAGCAGAGTTGAATCTAGTGCCCTCTGTTGGCACTGATAATCAAGATCAGGAAGCACTCTCGGAAGGTGGTAGAGAAACTAATAATGAGAATGGTGTTCACTCCCATCCAACTGAAGGCAAATCACCCTCTAGAAACCAGGAAGACGGCCACAGAGAAATCAAGTCTGCAAATGGAGTGATTGATTCGGACTTGAAGCCAAGTCTCCCATTGCCAACTCAACAAACATCAGCGAGTGCGCCACCATTCATTGACGGCAGTGTAACTGAAGGTGATGCTCACGATGGTACCCCAAATACTCTCCCTTCTCCAAGATTCACCAGCATCAATTACCCAAGAGAGGATGATGACTCAAGTGACCAGACAGAGTTTGAGAGTATGATATCAGCGTTGATGGAGAATGATGATGGGAATGATGCGGATATTGAGACCTTGACGGAACTCCACACAATCTACGCTCAGTCCAGGCTTCAGGAGGTCGAACAAGGCAACCCAACAAAGCTAGAGATGTATAGGAACCTTGCTCAACAGATGAGCGAGAGACTTGTACAGAGTGCTCTATTGGCTGGCTCTAGGGATAATGTCACTGTGTTGATCGTTCTTCTACCTGGCTGTAAATTATAA